GCATCACGAAGACGGAACGGACTTCATTTTGACGTTCGTAAAACGCCATCTTTTGCAAATGATAACGGCGGACTCCGCCGCCTGACGGACTCCAGAAGTTGTTAAAATCGACAATGGTAAACATTAAGCTTCTTTCATGCGGCTAGATTGTGAGTCAATCAAAATCTTGTCTTCATAGACGCGGCTTGTGCCCATGCGCTTGGAATCCACTGAGAGGTTTAGGGCGCCTTCCTTTTCGGTAAGCCAGTAGATGGCGTCAGAGTCGCGGAGGTATGCGCGCGGTCCCAAAAGTCCCATGTTCGAATCAATGAGTTCGCCACCGAGGAATATCGGAATATCGAGCGCCTTGTACAAGTCAAGCATGATGGACGAACGCTTCTCGTGGATGTCCGGGAGTTCCGGGCGGTCGGTGATCTTCATGTGGTCGATACCGTCAATCACGAGAATCAAGTCCGGATGGTCCTTGAGTTCTTGGCTAAACGTCTTGAGCAAGTCGTTAAAGTCAAGCGAAGGCATGTCGTCCCAAATTTCAAGACGGTTGTTGCGAACATAAGCCATTAGGTCGCGTGTAGCGTCTGTAATTTTCTTGTTGATTTGGTTGTCTGCATTCTGTTTGCGGACGTTCAAAATCGATTCGCCGATGAGCATGGAAACGAAGCGGTCAAAGATTTGACGGCGCGGCGTTTCGTAAGCCACGTAAATGACCTTGAGGTTCGGGTTGCTCTCGATAAGGTCGAGTGTGAAACTCGAAAGCAAGAACGTCTTGAGGCCGAATGGCTGAGACGATACAAAGAAGCATCCCGACTGAACGCCGTCGATTTCCTTGGTGAGCTTGGGGAATGTGCTGAGCTTGTAGCCCACGCTCTGGTCTGGCGGACAAGCCATCGCGGTATCGAAGTTTTCCTTGATGTCCTGCAACAGCATGGAGCGGCGGTGCGAATGAATGGTATCGACTTCGGTATTGGCAATGAGGTCGATGAGCTGGTCGGCGCCGTTCTTGCGGACAAAAGTATCGACAGTTTCGTCCTTCGGCAGTACAATGGACTTGAGGCTCATGTGCATCTGTTCGGCGAGCTTCAAGTACTTCTGGATCTTGAGTTCCTGATTGCGGCGGTCTTCTTCGCGGCGTAAAATGACTGTGAATGATTCGGCTCCGCAGGCCTTGAGTTTGTACAGGTGGTTGACGTTCAGTTCCTGGAACATCGTGGAAACGACGCCCGGGATGCCGGCGAGGTCCGCCGTGAGCGCATCAAAGAAACCTTGTACGATAATGGGATTCTCGCTATCCGCCTGGATGTTGAACGGAATAACGGTCGGGCCTGAAGCATACGTGATGTAGGTATGGCTCTTTTCGTTGTCGTCGATGAGTCTACCGTAAACGGAATGGATAAATCCCTTGGAATTGCGGGCCGGAATGGTAATTCGCGGTTCGTGGTATGCTTCGAGGTTGTCGAGGTAAAAACTGATCTGGTGGCGTTCGATGCCGGAGAGCATGCAGTAGCTGATGAACGGTTCGGGGTCGCCGCTGTAGTAGCCGAGACCGTAAAGTTGGGCTTGGCCAATGCTCCAGCCGCGGGCTTCGAGAAACTTTGCCGAAGATGGGCTCTTGCAGGCGGCCCAGTGGCAGTAACGCACAAAGCATTCGAGCACTTTGGATTTTTCGCCACCGACTTCCTTGACCCACGGGTGTTCGCTATCCTGATTGTTTGCGAGGTCCTTGTCGAGTGCGCCGAGGAATTCAAAGGCTTCGGAACGGGCACTCTGTTCATCCATGCCGTTAAAGCGGCTCTTCATCAAAAAATCGACCAGGTCGCCTTCGGCTCCGCATTGGAGACAGCGGTAGCGCCAATAACCTAGCGCATCGTAGAAAAACAGCGATGTTTCTTCTGGAGCGTGGAACGGACAGCAGGCGATAAGGTTACGCCCCCAACGGCTCAGGGGAATTCCCAGTTGCCTCGGATGAGCTTTAGTTCTCATATACTCTGCATGTTCTTGATCAATCAGCATTGCGGCCTCCTATAAGAGAAATCTAATAAAGTACGCTCCCGTAAATGCGTTTTTTTTGAAAAAAAGGCAATTTTATCTATTTTTTGAAATATGGTTATTCTTGGTATTGACCCGGGCTCGATTACGACCGGATATGCGTTCTTGAAAAAGACTGGCAACCAGATTCAGGTGCTGGAATATGGCACGTTCCATGCGAATGCGACTAAAAATCTCGAAGACAGGCTTGTGCATATCGTGACGGAGCTCGAAAAGCGCCTGGACCATTACCACCCGGATGCGCTTGCGATGGAAGGCGTGTTCTTTGCGAAGAACGTGAAAAGTGCCTTGGTGCTCGGGCATATCCGCGGGGCGATACTTGTGGCGTGCCACCGTCGAGGATTGACGTACGAGGAATACCCGCCGAAAGTTGTAAAGCAGGCTGTAACGGGCAATGGTGCTGCCTCGAAGGAACATGTGGCGAACATGATTTTTGCACATTTGGGAATCGCTGGCGGGGATCTCCCGCTCGATGCTTCGGATGCGCTTGCTATTGCATGGACTCATGCGAACCCAGCCCCGTTGGCGCAGTCGCTTTTGGGTAAAAAGTCGAAGCCCAAAAAGAAAACGACGGTGCAGCAATGGAAAGACTTGATTGAAAAAATGGGAGGGACGATTCAATGACGGACTTGTCTCAGGATTTGTTGCCCTACGGCCTTGGAACGCCAGACTTGGTGGAATTCCAGCCAGGATACTTTGTAGACCGCGAGATTGTGGATGATTTGTGCGCGTTGTCAAACGAAGCCAAGGCGAACGGTTTTGAACTGCGCATTGAATCGGCGTACCGCTCGTTTGAAAAGCAACTCTCGATTTGGAACCGCAAGGCTCGTGGCGAACTCAAGCTTTTGAATGAAAAGGGCGAGCCGATGGAACGCGCGAAAGACGAAGAAGAGCTGATGTATGCGATTCTCACATGGTCGGCATTGCCGGGGGCGAGCCGTCACCATTTGGGGACGGACATCGACGTGGTCGATGGAGCTGCATGCCCGGAGGGCTACGAGGTGCAGCTTACGCCCGCGGAGTGCAGTGGCATGTTTGCGAAGTTCCATGCTTTTTTGACGTCTCGGATGGAAGCTGATACATCGTTTGGCTTTAGCCGTGTGTTTATTCCCGGGCGCGGGAAAATCAAGCCTGAAGGCTGGCACATTGCGCACTTGCCGACATCGCGTAAGCGCTTGGAACATTTCTCACTAGACACGCTGCGAAGCATTTATGAATGCTCGGATATGGAATGCAAACGTGTTGTGCTTGCCCGCTTGCCCAAGCTCGCGGAGGATTACATTTATCCTTACTTTATTTGAAACTTAGATGGCGGCGGCATTCCGCTACGTCATACTGAGAAATGCACTACGTCATACTGAGCCCAAAGGGCGAAGTATCCAGTTAAACTTTACAGTCTTCTAGTCCTATGAATTTTTCTCCAGATTCTCGCGGTATTATCCAGTTGCCTTCTCTTGAATATGGGCGCTCTGTGCTGGGCGCTCCGCTGTTGTACTACCCGTGCAAGAGCGAATGCAAGTTGCTTGTAATGGCGGGAATTCACGGCGAAGAGCCGGAGACAACGTTCCTCCTGAGTCGTGTGCTCCGTGCTTTTGACGAGCCTTTTGAATCTATCGCATTTATTCTGTGCGCCAATCCGGACGGAGTCTCTCTTGGAACACGCGGGAACGCAGGTGGCGTGGACTTGAACCGCAATTTCAAGACGCAGAACTTTTCGACGGAAAAGGTCGGCTCGCGCTCGATTCTCGAAGCGACACGCGATACGCTTTTATCGCCGGGAGCATTTGCGGGGAGCGAACCGGAAACGCAAGCGCTTGTTGCGTTAATTGAAAAACTGAAGCCTGCGAGCGTGCTTGCGATGCACGCCCCGATGGGCTGTGTCGATGCACCGCAAAAGACAACGCTTGTCGAAGGCGTGATGGAGACGTTCAATTTGCCTTGGCTGCCGGACATTGGGTACAAGACGCCGGGGAGCTTCGGAACGTGGTGCGGTGATCGCGGCCTCGAATGCGTGACGCTTGAACTCCCGCGCATGTCGCTTGAACATTTGTTCGACCGTTATGGCCGTGTGTTTGCGGAATTCTTGGAACGCATGTCGTTGCGCTAGAACGCAAAAAGAAATGCCCGCTCGCGGCGGGCATTTCTCATAAAATTTACTGGATCCTTCGACTTCGTGCTGCGCACTTCGCTCAGGATGACGTGGCACTACTTTTTGGCTGCTTTAGCTTCTTCGATAATCTGCTTGCGATAGGCGAGACCCACACCGAAACCGATCAGCATATAGCTTGCTCCGAGAATGAGCAGGTATTCAAGAATGAACGGCACCTTCGGGTTGTAGAAGAGGAGACCGGCAACGTAGGTGAGCAAAATCAGGACAATCTGGAAAATGTTGAAAGCCTTGTTCTTGCGCGGCTGGAGCTTCGGGAGGAACAGCGGGCTCACCATCAAGAAACCCGTGGCGACAAACACGATGATCGGGAGCCAGAAGAGGAACGTGCTCGAGTCTGCGAAAACGCCCTTGGTCATGAGGAATACGATGAGTGTTGCATTGACCATGCCTGCGAAAGTAGAGGGGAGGCCGGAGAAATGGTGATGATACGTGTCTGAATCGCAAGCATTATACTTGGCGAGACGCATAGCGGCGCAGAGCACATAAACGGTAAGTGCAACCGTCATCAGAAGCCCGTGGTTCTGGAACCATTCCGGTGCGTAAATCTTGTAGGTGAAGAAAAAGCAGAATGCCGGTGCGAGACCGAAAGCAACCAAGTCGGCGAGGCTGTCGAACTGGGCGCCGAATTCGGAGCTGGCGTTTACGAGGCGTGCGGCAAAGCCGTCAAGCTTGTCGAAAAGAGCGCTCAGCATTACAAAGTATGCACCCATGCGGATTTGGTCTGCCGTACTAAACGAACCAAAAGCTCCGGTTGTCCAGCAAATGGAAAATACACCGAGCAAAAAGTTCAGGCTTGTGAAAGTATTAGGCAAAACAAAACGTAATTTTCCCACGATATACTCCTTGAATTGGTTTGCTAAAGATAATTTTTTTACGGAGAAAAAGAAACTTTTTTATTGATTATCCGCTTGATCGACGGGTACAATCTCCCAAAGAGCGCTTACTCCTGCGGCAACAATAAGGTTGCTTGGGGGGGCATACGGGTTTTCTGCCGTAGGGAAGTTCGTCCAGTGCTTGGTCGAGAACTGGTAGAATGTCGATGGCCTGTACATGAGGGGGAGTACAGGGACCGTTTCCATGAACAGTTTGTTGAGTTCCCGGTATGCCTGTACAAGGCTATCTTCATTGGTTATAGTGGGGATTTCTTTTAGGAGAATGTTTATGTCTTCATTCTGGAAACGCCCCTGGTTTACAAAAGTCTCTTCACCGACTGGTTTATAAGATATGGTGCTTAGCATCTGGTAGAACCTGTTCCATGGATTGGCGACGGAGTGTTCTGTCGGCGGAGTCTTCATGGCGAGGTCGAATGTTCCTCGGCGTAGATCCGAATCCCATATTGCGTAGTCGACAATCTTAGGTGTTGCTGTAATCCCTATCTCTGCAAACGATTCCACGACGACATTGATGGTTTCAACCCAGTCGTTCCAACCTTGCGTACACTCGATGGTGATATCCCGGATAGGCTTTTTCTTCTTGTCGAGGAGTTTCCCGTCGGCGTTCCAGGAATAGCCTGCTTCCGAGAGTATTTCTCTAGCTTTTTCGGTATTGTAGCTGTAGCCGAACTCGTCGGCATCTTCTTTGTTGAAATACTTCTTTTCTAGGCCAAATGGGAGGATGAACCCGGGCTGCATGGCGGGGGTGTAGTTCGAAAGTGCGCGAGCCTTGATTTTATCGAAGTCAATCGAGTGGGCTAGGGCTCGTCTAAAGCTTACGTTGTTGAACGGTTCCTTGGTGACCGCAACGACCAAGGCCGTAATGGTTGCAGGAAGCTGGTACGGTTCTTCGCGACTCCAGGCGCGGATGCTGTCTTTGGCCTTTTCCCAGATTCTAGGCAAGTAGATGGAAGAAACGTCCAGGTTTCCTCGGGTCATGGCATTGTTGAAGTTGTCATTCTTGTCGTAAATGGGGTGAATGATATACTTGGGTGCCGGTTTTCTGCCACCGTATTTGCTGGATCTCCAGTAGTTTTCGCTGCGCTTGAGCACAATTTGGTCCGGAGAATAATTGGCTAAGGTATAGGGCCCCGATGCGACCGGTTGAACGTCGTTCTTGAATTCGAGAATCTTCTCCATGTTGTAGCTCTTGCCGGTCTTGGCGGACTTGAGCAAAGGCTCGAATACGGACTTGGGGAGGATCGATGTCTCGGCAATGGCATTCAGAACCATGAGCGGATTCTTGTTTTCCGTCAGGTGGAACGAAATATGATTGTCGCCATCGTCTGTAACGGTCTTGATGTATTTCCAGTTGTTGTGGTGGGCTGTTGGCAGGATAGAATCCATCTTGAAGGTGTAAATAACATCTTCAGTCGTGATTTTTTCGCCATTGTTCCACTTGGCTTGCGAATTTAAGTGGACCGTAATGCAGGAATCCGTTTGACTATAGGAATCGGCTAGCATTGGATCCAGCTTGCCTGTCAGTTGGTTAAAGGCAAGCAAGGATTCGTACATCAGCCGGATGTTTCCATCCGATGGAAAGTTTGGGTCGGGGTCGAGCGGATTGAAAGTCGCTGGAGGGGACCAGTCGAAACCGCCTACGTAAAGAGTTTCGTTTCGCGGGTAT
The DNA window shown above is from Fibrobacter sp. UWB16 and carries:
- the ruvC gene encoding crossover junction endodeoxyribonuclease RuvC, whose product is MVILGIDPGSITTGYAFLKKTGNQIQVLEYGTFHANATKNLEDRLVHIVTELEKRLDHYHPDALAMEGVFFAKNVKSALVLGHIRGAILVACHRRGLTYEEYPPKVVKQAVTGNGAASKEHVANMIFAHLGIAGGDLPLDASDALAIAWTHANPAPLAQSLLGKKSKPKKKTTVQQWKDLIEKMGGTIQ
- a CDS encoding M15 family metallopeptidase; protein product: MTDLSQDLLPYGLGTPDLVEFQPGYFVDREIVDDLCALSNEAKANGFELRIESAYRSFEKQLSIWNRKARGELKLLNEKGEPMERAKDEEELMYAILTWSALPGASRHHLGTDIDVVDGAACPEGYEVQLTPAECSGMFAKFHAFLTSRMEADTSFGFSRVFIPGRGKIKPEGWHIAHLPTSRKRLEHFSLDTLRSIYECSDMECKRVVLARLPKLAEDYIYPYFI
- the mpaA gene encoding murein tripeptide amidase MpaA — translated: MNFSPDSRGIIQLPSLEYGRSVLGAPLLYYPCKSECKLLVMAGIHGEEPETTFLLSRVLRAFDEPFESIAFILCANPDGVSLGTRGNAGGVDLNRNFKTQNFSTEKVGSRSILEATRDTLLSPGAFAGSEPETQALVALIEKLKPASVLAMHAPMGCVDAPQKTTLVEGVMETFNLPWLPDIGYKTPGSFGTWCGDRGLECVTLELPRMSLEHLFDRYGRVFAEFLERMSLR
- a CDS encoding ABC transporter substrate-binding protein; this encodes MSVHFKKVAPLCYLSIAVALLATGCKDDNTKNIKTKTSEYPRNETLYVGGFDWSPPATFNPLDPDPNFPSDGNIRLMYESLLAFNQLTGKLDPMLADSYSQTDSCITVHLNSQAKWNNGEKITTEDVIYTFKMDSILPTAHHNNWKYIKTVTDDGDNHISFHLTENKNPLMVLNAIAETSILPKSVFEPLLKSAKTGKSYNMEKILEFKNDVQPVASGPYTLANYSPDQIVLKRSENYWRSSKYGGRKPAPKYIIHPIYDKNDNFNNAMTRGNLDVSSIYLPRIWEKAKDSIRAWSREEPYQLPATITALVVAVTKEPFNNVSFRRALAHSIDFDKIKARALSNYTPAMQPGFILPFGLEKKYFNKEDADEFGYSYNTEKAREILSEAGYSWNADGKLLDKKKKPIRDITIECTQGWNDWVETINVVVESFAEIGITATPKIVDYAIWDSDLRRGTFDLAMKTPPTEHSVANPWNRFYQMLSTISYKPVGEETFVNQGRFQNEDINILLKEIPTITNEDSLVQAYRELNKLFMETVPVLPLMYRPSTFYQFSTKHWTNFPTAENPYAPPSNLIVAAGVSALWEIVPVDQADNQ
- a CDS encoding CHC2 zinc finger domain-containing protein; the protein is MLIDQEHAEYMRTKAHPRQLGIPLSRWGRNLIACCPFHAPEETSLFFYDALGYWRYRCLQCGAEGDLVDFLMKSRFNGMDEQSARSEAFEFLGALDKDLANNQDSEHPWVKEVGGEKSKVLECFVRYCHWAACKSPSSAKFLEARGWSIGQAQLYGLGYYSGDPEPFISYCMLSGIERHQISFYLDNLEAYHEPRITIPARNSKGFIHSVYGRLIDDNEKSHTYITYASGPTVIPFNIQADSENPIIVQGFFDALTADLAGIPGVVSTMFQELNVNHLYKLKACGAESFTVILRREEDRRNQELKIQKYLKLAEQMHMSLKSIVLPKDETVDTFVRKNGADQLIDLIANTEVDTIHSHRRSMLLQDIKENFDTAMACPPDQSVGYKLSTFPKLTKEIDGVQSGCFFVSSQPFGLKTFLLSSFTLDLIESNPNLKVIYVAYETPRRQIFDRFVSMLIGESILNVRKQNADNQINKKITDATRDLMAYVRNNRLEIWDDMPSLDFNDLLKTFSQELKDHPDLILVIDGIDHMKITDRPELPDIHEKRSSIMLDLYKALDIPIFLGGELIDSNMGLLGPRAYLRDSDAIYWLTEKEGALNLSVDSKRMGTSRVYEDKILIDSQSSRMKEA
- a CDS encoding phosphatidylcholine/phosphatidylserine synthase yields the protein MGKLRFVLPNTFTSLNFLLGVFSICWTTGAFGSFSTADQIRMGAYFVMLSALFDKLDGFAARLVNASSEFGAQFDSLADLVAFGLAPAFCFFFTYKIYAPEWFQNHGLLMTVALTVYVLCAAMRLAKYNACDSDTYHHHFSGLPSTFAGMVNATLIVFLMTKGVFADSSTFLFWLPIIVFVATGFLMVSPLFLPKLQPRKNKAFNIFQIVLILLTYVAGLLFYNPKVPFILEYLLILGASYMLIGFGVGLAYRKQIIEEAKAAKK